The Microbispora sp. ZYX-F-249 region GCGGGCCGAGTATCACCCGCGGGCCGTCGAGACGCCCTGGCAGCGCCGCTGGGTGCTGCGCTTCCCCGCCTCCTGACGGACCCGGCGCCGCCCGCGGGGCGGACAGCGCCCGGCACGCCGCGAGGGTCACCACGGCGCCGAGCACGAAGAGCACGGGACCCCGCCCGGCGCGGGCGTGTTGTGGACTCGCTGTGAGGCCGGTTTCGGCTGTCCAAAACCCATATGGTTGGGTTCCCTTGTGTTTGTCGACGTACTCGGGTTGGCCGGGATCGGCCTGATCGCCGGGATCGTCAGCACGGTCGTGAGCCTGGCGTCGATCGTGTCGTACCCCGCGCTGCTGGCCTTCGGCCTGCCGCCGCTCACCGCGAACGTCACCAACACGGTCGCGCTGCTGTTCACCGGAGTGGGGGCGGCGGCCGGCTCGCGGCCGGAACTGGCGGGGCAGGGGCGTCTCCTCGCCCGGCTCGGCCTCGCCACCGCGCTGGGCGGGGCGACGGGCGCGGCGCTGCTGCTGGTCACGCCGTCGCGGACGTTCGAGGCGGTCGCCCCATGCTTGATCGCGGGCGCCTCGCTGCTGCTGTTGCTGCGCCCGCCCCGCCCCGGACGGGTGCACCTCGGCGGGGAGAAGGGCCTGGCCCTGCGGGTGGGCGCCTTCTGCGTCGCCGTCTACACCGGCTACTTCGGCGCGGCCGGCGGCATCATGATGTTCGCCGTGCTCGCCGCGGCGCTCGACCGCCCCGCGGCCGGGGTCAACGCGGTCAAGAACGTCGTGGGAGCGTTCGCCAACGCCGTCGCGGCCGTCTGGTTCGCCCTGTTCGGGCCGGTCGACTGGGCGGCGGTCGGCCCTCTGGCGGCGGGGTTCCTCGTGGGCGGCTGGCTCGGCCCGGCGGTCGCCCGCCGCCTGCCCGGCGACACGCTGCGCCTCGCCGCGGCCCTCTGCGGACTCGCGGTCGCGGTCAAGCTGGGCGTCGACGCGTACGGCGGCTGAGCGGGCGGCGGTCTCCCGCCGGGCGGGCCGGCGCCTCAGCCGGATGTCCGCACCGCCGGGCCGCTACGCCGCCGGGCGGCTGCCCGGGCTCACCGAGAGGTCGTGCCGGGGGACGCGTCCACCGCGGCGACGGCCTCGGCGTGCCGGGCGCGCAGGCGATCCCGGATCTCCTCCG contains the following coding sequences:
- a CDS encoding sulfite exporter TauE/SafE family protein — its product is MFVDVLGLAGIGLIAGIVSTVVSLASIVSYPALLAFGLPPLTANVTNTVALLFTGVGAAAGSRPELAGQGRLLARLGLATALGGATGAALLLVTPSRTFEAVAPCLIAGASLLLLLRPPRPGRVHLGGEKGLALRVGAFCVAVYTGYFGAAGGIMMFAVLAAALDRPAAGVNAVKNVVGAFANAVAAVWFALFGPVDWAAVGPLAAGFLVGGWLGPAVARRLPGDTLRLAAALCGLAVAVKLGVDAYGG